A single Cryptococcus deuterogattii R265 chromosome 2, complete sequence DNA region contains:
- a CDS encoding cytochrome c oxidase subunit 5b — MASALRSLRTALPPLRRTLPAPVFTARAFSVSAARSAGHGPPQLLGPGAKAGEVPNDENQSTGLERFELLGNLEGVDVFDMKPLEVTRLGTVEDPIPVYSLFPERQIGCTGFPVDSHDTIWLSVNHTLKNHRCPECGSVYTLNFQGDEALLHGGGHHH; from the exons ATGGCCTCCGCTCTTCGATCCCTCCGCACCGCTCTTCCCCCCCTCCGACGAACCCTCCCCGCCCCGGTCTTCACCGCCAGAGCCTTCTCCGTCTCTGCTGCCAGGTCTGCCGGCCACGGCCCTCCCCAGTTGCTTGGTCCTGGTGCCAAGGCTGGTGAGGTTCCCAACGA TGAAAACCAGTCTACTGGTCTCGAGCGATTCGAACTCCTCGGTAATCTCGAGGGTGTCGATGTTTTCGACATGAAGCCTCTCGAGGTTACCCGACTTGGTACCGTTGAGGACCCTATTCCCGTCTACTCTCTT TTCCCCGAGCGACAGATTGGCTGCACTGGTTTCCCCGTTGACTCCCACGACACGATCTGGCTCAGCGTCAACCACACCTTGAAGAACCACCGATGCCCCGAGTGCGGCTCCG TTTACACTCTCAACTTCCAGGGTGACGAGGCTCTCCTCCACGGCGGCGGTCACCACCACTAA
- a CDS encoding diphosphomevalonate decarboxylase, protein MVYEATASAPVNIACIKYWGKRDTRLILPTNSSLSVTLDQDHLRSTTTSRADASFEAGDRLWLNGKEEVIKEGGRLAVCIKELRGWRKEMEDKEKDLPKLSEWPLRIASYNNFPTAAGLASSASGLAALVASLASLYSLPQSPSQLSLVARQGSGSACRSLFGGFVAWREGTDPAGSDSLAEEVASREHWPEMHALICVVSDAKKGTSSTSGMQKTVETSSLLQERLRVVPKRMDEISQAIKARDFSEFAKLTMTDSNSFHAVCLDTAPPIFYLNDVSRAIIAVVEELNRAAGEIIAAYTFDAGPNAVIYTLEKNMPFVLGAIKRFFPTSEEFEDPFQTGVRDLPQGFNTGVVREGGWEKGAVKGLIHTRVGDGPRVLGKEESLLGENGVPKILA, encoded by the exons ATGGTCTACGAAGCCACAGCATCCGCCCCCGTCAACATTGCTTGCATCAA GTACTGGGGCAAGCGCGACACCCGTCTCATTCTCCCCACCAACAGCTCTCTCTCCGTCACTCTTGACCAGGACCATCTCCGCTCTACCACTACTTCGCGTGCAGACGCGTCTTTCGAGGCTGGGGACAGGCTCTGGTTAAatggcaaggaagaggtgatCAAGGAAGGCGGCCGACTGGCTGTCTGTATCAAGGAGCTCCGTGggtggagaaaagagatggaagacaaggagaaggacttGCCCAAG CTCTCCGAGTGGCCGTTGCGAATCGCCTCGTACAACAACTTCCCCACCGCTGCTGGTCTCGCCTCCTCAGCTTCGGGTCTGGCCGCCCTCGTTGCATCTCTCGCTTCTCTCTATTCCCTCCCCCAATCTCCCTCCCAGCTTTCCCTCGTCGCCCGCCAAGGCTCTGGCTCTGCCTGCCGATCTCTCTTTGGAGGCTTCGTCGCTTGGCGTGAAGGTACAGACCCTGCTGGCTCCGACTCTCTCGCCGAAGAGGTTGCTTCTCGAGAGCACTGGCCCGAGATGCACGCCCTTATTTGTGTTGTCAGTGATGCCAAGAAGGGGACTTCGTCCACTTCCGGTATGCAAAAGACCGTAGAgacatcttcccttttgcAAGAGCGTCTCCGGGTCGTCCCCAAACGCATGGATGAGATCTCTCAGGCTATCAAGGCTCGAGACTTCTCCGAATTTGCCAAGCTCACCATGACCGACAGCAACTCGTTCCATGCTGTCTGCCTCGACACCGCACCTCCCATCTTCTACCTCAACGACGTTTCCCGAGCCATCATCGCTGTTGTCGAAGAGCTCAACCGTGCCGCCGGCGAGATCATCGCCGCCTACACATTTGACGCCGGACCCAACGCCGTCATTTACACTCTTGAGAAGAATATGCCCTTCGTCCTCGGCGCCATCAAGAGGTTCTTCCCTACCAGcgaagagtttgaggatCCCTTCCAGACCGGCGTGCGAGATTTGCCTCAAGGGTTCAACACTGGTGTAGTcagggaaggaggatgggagaagggtgCAGTCAAGGGTTTGATCCACACCAGGGTCGGTGACGGTCCCAGAGTtttgggaaaggaggagagtcTGTTGGGAGAGAATGGTGTGCCCAAGATTCTTGCCTAG
- a CDS encoding protein SEY1 produces MNQTPQIAQDVLKNPPQKLQQLLDDSRTPDSARKAVQELQVSSAASDTAGNKDGPTESSRLQIVNENQEFTKELSPYLAKWDLLDKGFAYDVVAVFGSQSTGKSTLLNRLFGTTFDVMDESKRQQTTKGIWMCPSQYSSTLVMDVEGTDGRERGEDQDFERKSALFSLASTEVLIVNLWEHQIGLYNGANMGLLKTVFEVNLGLFGGGGDNSKPKPQEKTLILFVIRDHVGATPMSNLTDTLTQDMEKIWDSLSKPAHLEDAALSSYFDLSFAALPHKILMPEKFEEAVLELRQRFVDRSREDYVFQPAYHKRIPADGVSFYMEGIWQQVLTNKDLDLPTQQELLAQFRCDEISTLVVEAFLASAKIVRKPVDGGSVVEGLGALMRDWLETALGKFDRDASRYHSAVYQRKRLDLLASLHASLSPLFLGQLKNLHKIETAKFSRDIVAGVKEPGYDFAVVVEEGKKRARERFLTGAKEVMVEETDWEYENELALLDEDLKLIADKCRADETKKMVNAIERNVKRQILEPIEIATSQPTKTMWDIVLKTYSDVMEAAEEAYFSKAKSYNCSDEENAAALTSLRARAWLALRRKLEEQTSDSTVLTTLRTKFEDSFRYDEGGVPRVWKPEDDIEAAFRKAKDETLALLPLFANIAPTEPSLLPELPPPEPSFDLESDPSPFDPSTAFNLLTATKLLSLESRFKRDADAAYVEAKRSMVSSVAQIPVWMYGVLVVLGWNEAMAVLFNPLYFAMLLVLAASGYIILQLGLAGPILQISGTVIREIRQIAAKKLREAFADVPEAQRVLAQPVTASSSDGQERKGDLLKGEMLEK; encoded by the exons ATGAACCAGACACCGCAAATAGCCCAAGACGTCCTGAAAAACCCTCCACAGAAGCTTCAACAGCTCTTGGACGACTCTCGTACCCCCGATAGCGCTCGAAAAGCTGTCCAAGAACTTCAagtctcttctgctgcttctgatACAGCTGGAAACAAAGACGGACCTACAGAGAGCTCAAGACTTCAGATTGTGAACGAAAATCAAGAGTTCAC TAAAGAGCTATCTCCTTATCTGGCCAAATGGGACCTCTTGGATAAAGGGTTTGCCTACGACGTGGTTGCTGTATTTGGATCCCAATCCACAGGAAAGTCCACTCTCCTCAATAGGCTGTTCGGCACAACGTTCGACGTTATGGACGAGTCGAAAAGACAGCAGACCACCAAAGGCATCTGGATGTGCCCTTCTCAGTACAGTAGTACACTCGTCATGGATGTAGAAGGCacagatggaagagaaagaggagaggatcAGGATTtcgagaggaagagtgCGCTTTTCAGTTTGGCAAGTACAGAGGTATTAATAGTGAACCTCTG GGAGCATCAAATTGGATTATACAATGGTGCGAACATGGGTCTACTCAAGACTGTGTTCGAAGTCAATCTTGGTCTCTTcggaggaggcggagacAATAGCAAGCCAAA GCCTCAAGAAAAAACGCTTATCCTCTTCGTGATCCGAGATCATGTTGGCGCAACGCCCATGTCCAACCTGACTGATACACTCACTCAAGAtatggagaagatttggGATAGCTTGTCCAAG CCCGCACATCTGGAAGACGCCGCTCTCTCATCTTACTTTGACCTATCTTTTGCGGCGTTACCCCACAAAATACTCATGCCAGAAaagtttgaagaagctgttCTCGAGCTGCGACAACGATTTGTCGATCGTTCAAGAGAAGACTATGTGTTCCAGCCCGCCTATCACAAGCGTATCCCGGCCGATGGTGTCTCCTTTTACATGGAGGGCATTTGG CAACAAGTTCTTACCAACAAGGACCTTGACCTTCCCACGCAGCAGGAACTTTTGGCCCAATTCAGATGTGATGAAATCTCGACACTAGTTGTTGAGGCGTTCTTGGCAAGCGCAAAGATTGTACGAAAGCCTGTGGACGGAGGGTCTGTTGTTGAGGGCTTGGGTGCCTTGATGAGAGATTGGCTTGAAACAGCTTTGG GCAAATTCGATCGTGATGCTTCGCGGTACCACTCGGCCGTTTATCAGCGCAAGCGCCTCGACCTTCTTGCATCCTTGCATGCTTCTCTTTCgcctcttttcctcggTCAACTTAAGAACCTTCACAAAATCGAGACTGCCAAGTTTTCCAGGGATATTGTTGCGGGCGTGAAAGAACCCGGATATGATTTTGCAGTGGTTGtcgaggaagggaaaaagcgGGCTAGGGAAAGGTTTTTGACAGGCGCCAAGG AGGTCATGGTGGAAGAGACCGATTGGGAGTATGAAAATGAGCTTGCTCTGCTAGACGAGGACCTTAAGCTCATCGCTGATAAGTGTCGTGCGGAtgagacgaagaagatggtcaaCGCTATCGAG CGAAATGTGAAGAGGCAGATCTTGGAGCCGATAGAAATAGCGACGAGCCAACCTACAAAGACCATGTGGGATATCGTTTTGAAGACTTATTCCGACGTCATGGAGGCTGCTGAGGAAGCATATTTTTCTAAGGCCAAGA GCTACAACTGCAGTGACGAAGAGaatgctgctgctcttACTTCCCTTCGAGCACGAGCTTGGCTCGCTCTGAGGCGAAAGCTCGAAGAACAAACTTCTGACTCCACGGTACTGACCACATTGAGGACCAAGTTTGAAGATAGCTTTAGATATGATGAAGGCGGTGTCCCTAGAGTTTGGAAgcctgaagatgatattGAGGCGGCATTTAGAAAAGCCAAGGATGAA ACCCTTGCTCTCCTGCCACTTTTTGCAAACATTGCTCCGACCGAGCCCTCACTTCTGCCGGAGCTCCCGCCGCCCGAACCATCCTTTGACCTTGAGTCTGACCCATCTCCCTTTGACCCTTCGACAGCCTTCAACCTTCTCACGGCCACCAAGCTACTGTCTCTTGAGTCCAGGTTCAAACGTGATGCCGATGCTGCCTACGTTGAGGCGAAAAGGAGTATGGTCAGTAGCGTGGCGCAGATTCCAGTCTGGATGTACGGTGTTCTTGTTGTTTTGGGCTGGAATGAGGCGATGGCGGTCTTATTCAACCCGTTATACTTTGCCATGCTCTTAGTTCTGGCTGCTTCGGG GTATATCATCTTGCAACTTGGCCTCGCCGGTCCTATCCTTCAAATCTCCGGTACGGTCATCAGAGAAATTCGACAGATTGCCGCCAAGAAGCTGCGAGAAGCATTTGCAGACGTTCCAGAAGCGCAGAGGGTTCTCGCTCAGCCTGTaactgcttcttcatcggacgggcaagaaagaaaaggagatttGTTAAAGGGGGAAATGTTGGAAAAATAG